Proteins found in one Amycolatopsis aidingensis genomic segment:
- a CDS encoding MFS transporter, protein MRPFALVWGGQLVSVVGSALTGFVLAVWVYQVTGSVTQLALVTAANTVPGILLAPVAGVVADRWDRKKIMIIADFAAAVPTAVVAVLYWADQLQVWQLYLTTSCTAAAGVFHSSAYFTLVPKLVPKRHLGRINGLFQVNFAMAAAAPVLGGILLSTLDVDGVLLLDLGTFVLAATALLVTRLPEGATKATEGKAGPRSMLGDLGYAFRYLAGRPGLLWLIGFSALFDLLFAFAEVLIRPLILAFGSPATLGLLMFVGGAGLFAGTLVMTAWGGPRRKVHGSLLFTGIGGLALALHSLAPSALLIAIVAPVFLFTLPIVNGCVMTVFQTKVDSDALGRVTGLARVLWQAATPLGALIAGPLADLVFEPAMRAGGTLAGSVGSLLGTGPGRGIALLYAVIGLLLVLLAIAGSRLRRLRLLEDELPDAVTDDEPTEPAPAR, encoded by the coding sequence ATGCGCCCGTTCGCGCTCGTCTGGGGCGGCCAGCTGGTCTCGGTGGTGGGTTCCGCGCTGACCGGCTTCGTGCTCGCCGTCTGGGTCTACCAGGTGACCGGATCGGTGACCCAGCTGGCGCTGGTCACCGCCGCCAACACCGTGCCGGGGATCCTGCTCGCCCCGGTGGCAGGCGTGGTGGCCGACCGCTGGGACCGCAAGAAAATCATGATCATCGCCGACTTCGCGGCCGCGGTGCCCACGGCGGTGGTCGCGGTGCTGTACTGGGCGGACCAGTTGCAGGTGTGGCAGCTGTACCTGACCACGTCGTGCACCGCGGCCGCGGGCGTCTTCCACAGCTCGGCCTACTTCACCCTGGTGCCGAAGCTGGTGCCCAAGCGGCATCTCGGCCGGATCAACGGCCTGTTCCAGGTCAACTTCGCGATGGCGGCCGCGGCACCGGTGCTCGGCGGCATCCTGCTGTCCACACTGGACGTCGACGGGGTGCTGCTGCTCGACCTCGGCACCTTCGTCCTCGCGGCCACCGCGCTGCTGGTGACCCGCCTGCCCGAGGGCGCGACGAAGGCCACCGAGGGCAAGGCAGGGCCACGGTCGATGCTCGGCGATCTCGGCTACGCCTTCCGCTACCTGGCCGGGCGGCCAGGACTGCTGTGGCTGATCGGCTTCTCGGCCCTGTTCGACCTGCTGTTCGCCTTCGCCGAGGTGCTCATCCGCCCGCTGATCCTCGCCTTCGGCTCGCCCGCGACCCTCGGGCTGCTGATGTTCGTCGGCGGCGCGGGGTTGTTCGCGGGCACCCTGGTGATGACGGCATGGGGCGGTCCGCGCCGCAAGGTGCACGGCAGCCTGCTGTTCACCGGGATCGGCGGGCTGGCGCTGGCCCTGCACAGCCTGGCCCCCTCCGCCCTGCTGATCGCCATCGTCGCGCCGGTGTTCCTGTTCACCCTGCCGATCGTGAACGGCTGCGTGATGACCGTCTTCCAGACCAAAGTGGACTCCGACGCGCTCGGCAGGGTCACCGGGCTGGCGCGGGTGCTGTGGCAGGCGGCCACCCCGCTGGGCGCGCTGATCGCGGGCCCGCTCGCCGACCTGGTGTTCGAACCCGCCATGCGGGCGGGCGGAACACTGGCAGGCAGCGTCGGCTCACTGCTCGGCACCGGACCCGGCCGCGGGATCGCGCTGCTGTACGCGGTGATCGGGCTGCTGCTGGTGCTGCTCGCCATCGCCGGTTCCCGGCTGCGGCGGCTGCGCCTGCTGGAGGACGAGCTGCCGGACGCCGTCACCGACGACGAGCCGACCGAACCCGCACCCGCACGCTAG
- a CDS encoding methyltransferase, whose translation MPFSLGPEETRAYMSTLDAPAAQLDLLAAVAFRAVGAAARLGVFTELGERERTAGELAAGIGADEHALRLLLEVLVSSGYLTRTDGRYACAPSTRKWLREGVAGSFLPTVSLWQHLLFELWDDLEDTVRAGRPAADFYGWLEDHPGPAAQFQRMLGTLASWLSGEVTELVPVPERGGRLLDVGGGHARYSIAFCERHPGLRARVLDLPAALAAGKEAVEAAGLGERVCLHAHDILADDLGSGYDVALLFNIVHGNRPEQNAALLAAVHRALRPGGVVAVLEQLTDAGSSTDPDAVADEAMIRAFSLNLFHTQGGRIHDRAGIDAMLTGAGFRQPEWSTLRKLPTDHLAVARKPAGDAP comes from the coding sequence ATGCCGTTCTCGCTCGGCCCCGAGGAAACCAGGGCCTACATGTCTACATTGGATGCCCCGGCGGCACAGCTGGACCTGCTGGCGGCGGTGGCCTTCCGCGCGGTGGGCGCGGCGGCCCGGCTGGGCGTGTTCACCGAGCTCGGCGAACGGGAGCGTACCGCGGGCGAACTCGCCGCCGGGATCGGCGCGGACGAGCACGCCCTGCGGCTGCTGCTGGAGGTCCTGGTGAGCTCGGGCTACCTTACCCGCACCGACGGGCGGTACGCCTGCGCGCCCAGCACCAGGAAATGGCTGCGCGAGGGGGTCGCGGGCAGCTTCCTGCCCACCGTGTCACTGTGGCAGCACCTGCTGTTCGAGCTCTGGGACGACCTGGAGGACACCGTGCGCGCGGGACGTCCCGCCGCCGACTTCTACGGCTGGCTGGAGGACCACCCGGGCCCGGCGGCGCAGTTCCAGCGGATGCTGGGCACGCTGGCCTCCTGGCTGTCCGGGGAAGTGACCGAGCTGGTCCCTGTTCCGGAGCGGGGTGGCAGGCTGCTCGACGTCGGTGGTGGGCACGCCAGGTACAGCATCGCCTTCTGCGAGCGGCACCCGGGGCTGCGGGCGCGCGTACTCGACCTGCCTGCCGCGCTGGCCGCAGGCAAGGAAGCGGTCGAGGCGGCCGGGCTCGGCGAGCGAGTCTGCCTGCACGCACACGACATCCTCGCCGATGACCTCGGCTCCGGCTACGATGTCGCGCTGCTGTTCAACATCGTGCACGGCAACCGGCCCGAGCAGAACGCCGCGCTGCTGGCCGCGGTCCACCGGGCGCTGCGCCCCGGCGGGGTGGTCGCCGTGCTGGAACAGCTCACCGACGCCGGATCCAGCACCGATCCCGACGCGGTCGCGGATGAGGCGATGATCCGGGCGTTCAGCCTGAACCTGTTCCACACCCAGGGCGGCCGGATCCACGACCGCGCGGGCATCGACGCCATGCTCACCGGAGCCGGGTTCCGGCAGCCGGAGTGGAGCACCCTGCGCAAGCTGCCCACCGACCACCTCGCGGTGGCCAGGAAACCCGCGGGGGACGCGCCGTGA
- a CDS encoding condensation domain-containing protein, translated as MTAAQGQAFPASYAQQGMWLSSSLVPDTPLYLLGVDYRLPYRVTAEQLTAALAEIVRRHETLRTALCLREGTLVQVVYPPASPELPVEDRTELPPPERAREVRRLLAAEAGTPLELDRPPLWRARLVRCAATEWHLIFVAHHAVLDATSIFNLRRELHELCRAAAEGTRPLLPDLPIQYADFSAWQRDQVTGPAAEGQLRFWRTRLAGLPETHSLPTDHPRPPRATHRGAQVRFSVPAELAAAVRAYGGQHGASPFMVLLAAFQAVLARLSGEPDTVVGTPVAGRDLPELGPLIGMFVNTLVLRTDLSGDPSFAEIVRRARETALSAWEHQRTPFDLLVESLAPRRDPGRHPLFQLGFNFLPDRGYAGGGNEVASMGMDDEDTPATTARFDLHLDLFEQDGGLVGVLEYATDLFEAASVRAIAGHYTRVLAAGVAGPDTPLSRLPMLGEAQQRRLVAAARPEGAVPEQPVWSRFAAVARQRAAEPAVSGGHGSGLSYAELAGAAAALGERLAAGGTAPVALLPGAGAAPLATGVLAALYAGRPFLLLAADLPAARLGFLVRNTGIGTLVAAAGLALPPVEVPVLAADQHAPPSTGEPVRRPPGAAAWLCGLPARTGLPKQAVLTGLGLAAGVRALGDLLRPEPGERIGLAPAQPDALLVPMLLAGLLAGATLHRLDPDDSARVDQLAVTESTVDLLGGLRPERTLLVDGGPELPLPECPPDVRLVRRFGFAECAGAGPLLTGTEPAVLTPGPLVGACVLDARAEPAAEGALGELCLTGPTVAAGYLGRPGPSAERFLPDPYAQRPGSRLLRTGLPARSRPDGTIEIRTTKAAR; from the coding sequence GTGACCGCGGCGCAGGGGCAGGCCTTCCCCGCGTCCTACGCCCAGCAGGGGATGTGGCTGTCCAGCAGCCTCGTCCCGGACACCCCGCTGTACCTGCTGGGCGTGGACTACCGGCTGCCCTACCGGGTGACCGCCGAGCAGCTCACCGCGGCCCTCGCGGAGATCGTGCGCAGGCACGAGACCCTGCGTACCGCGCTGTGCCTGCGGGAAGGCACCTTGGTGCAGGTGGTGTACCCGCCCGCGTCCCCGGAACTGCCGGTGGAGGACCGCACCGAGCTGCCGCCACCGGAACGCGCACGGGAGGTGCGCAGGCTGCTGGCGGCCGAGGCCGGTACCCCGCTGGAGCTGGACCGGCCCCCGCTGTGGCGGGCTCGGCTGGTGCGCTGCGCCGCCACCGAATGGCACCTGATCTTCGTCGCGCATCACGCGGTACTGGACGCGACCTCGATCTTCAACCTGCGCCGCGAGCTGCACGAGCTGTGCCGCGCGGCCGCGGAGGGAACCCGGCCGCTCCTTCCGGACCTGCCGATCCAGTACGCGGATTTCAGTGCCTGGCAACGGGATCAGGTCACCGGCCCGGCGGCGGAGGGGCAGCTGCGGTTCTGGCGTACCCGGCTGGCAGGCCTGCCGGAGACACACTCCCTGCCCACCGACCACCCGCGCCCGCCACGGGCCACCCACCGGGGCGCCCAGGTCCGGTTCAGCGTCCCTGCCGAGCTCGCCGCCGCGGTGCGAGCCTACGGGGGCCAGCACGGGGCAAGCCCGTTCATGGTGCTGCTCGCCGCGTTCCAGGCCGTGCTGGCCCGGCTGTCCGGAGAACCGGACACGGTGGTCGGCACCCCGGTCGCCGGGCGCGACCTGCCCGAGCTCGGGCCGCTGATCGGCATGTTCGTGAACACGCTGGTGCTGCGCACGGATCTTTCCGGCGACCCGAGCTTCGCGGAGATTGTCCGGCGGGCGCGGGAGACGGCGCTGTCGGCATGGGAACACCAGCGGACTCCGTTCGATCTGCTGGTGGAGTCCCTGGCACCGCGGCGCGATCCCGGTCGCCACCCACTGTTCCAGCTCGGGTTCAACTTCCTGCCCGACCGCGGCTACGCCGGGGGCGGAAACGAGGTGGCCTCGATGGGGATGGACGACGAGGACACCCCGGCCACCACCGCCCGCTTCGACCTGCACCTCGACCTGTTCGAGCAGGACGGCGGGCTGGTGGGCGTGCTGGAGTACGCCACCGACCTGTTCGAAGCCGCCTCCGTTCGGGCGATCGCGGGGCATTACACCCGGGTGCTGGCCGCCGGGGTAGCCGGGCCGGACACCCCGCTGTCCCGGCTGCCGATGCTTGGCGAGGCGCAGCAGCGGCGGCTGGTCGCGGCCGCCCGCCCCGAGGGTGCCGTCCCTGAGCAGCCGGTGTGGTCCCGGTTCGCGGCCGTGGCGCGGCAGCGTGCCGCCGAACCGGCCGTTTCCGGCGGCCACGGATCCGGGCTGAGCTACGCGGAACTCGCGGGCGCCGCCGCCGCGCTGGGCGAGCGGCTCGCCGCGGGCGGCACCGCGCCGGTGGCGCTGTTGCCCGGCGCCGGGGCCGCGCCGCTGGCCACCGGCGTGCTCGCCGCGCTGTACGCGGGCAGGCCGTTCCTGCTGCTCGCCGCGGACCTGCCCGCGGCGCGGCTGGGCTTCCTGGTGCGCAACACCGGGATCGGCACCCTGGTCGCCGCCGCGGGCCTGGCACTGCCACCGGTCGAGGTGCCGGTGCTCGCGGCGGACCAGCACGCGCCGCCATCCACCGGCGAACCGGTGCGGCGGCCGCCAGGGGCGGCGGCATGGCTGTGCGGCCTGCCCGCCCGCACCGGCCTGCCGAAGCAGGCCGTGCTGACCGGGCTCGGGCTGGCGGCAGGCGTGCGGGCGCTGGGCGACCTGCTGCGGCCGGAGCCGGGCGAACGCATCGGGCTGGCACCGGCGCAGCCCGATGCGCTGTTGGTCCCCATGCTGCTCGCCGGGCTGCTGGCCGGAGCCACGCTGCACCGGCTGGACCCGGACGACTCCGCGCGGGTAGACCAGCTGGCCGTCACGGAGTCCACTGTGGACCTCCTGGGTGGGCTCCGGCCGGAGCGGACCCTGCTGGTGGACGGCGGTCCTGAGCTACCGCTACCGGAGTGCCCACCCGACGTCCGGCTGGTGCGCCGGTTCGGCTTCGCCGAGTGCGCCGGTGCCGGGCCGCTGCTGACCGGGACGGAACCGGCGGTGCTCACGCCGGGACCGCTGGTGGGCGCCTGCGTGCTGGACGCCCGCGCGGAACCGGCCGCCGAGGGAGCCCTCGGCGAGCTGTGCCTCACCGGTCCCACGGTGGCCGCCGGCTACCTGGGCAGGCCGGGGCCGAGCGCGGAACGGTTCCTGCCCGACCCGTACGCGCAGCGGCCGGGGTCCCGGCTGCTGCGCACCGGCCTGCCTGCGCGCTCGCGGCCGGACGGCACCATCGAGATACGAACGACGAAGGCGGCACGATGA
- a CDS encoding thiamine pyrophosphate-binding protein, protein MTVSPPAGQLAEELCAQLAEAGFAPFFGTPCGILAPLYRQLERQAEMRTITREDNAVGVAAGTALAGRFPVVLMQNSGLGQSVNVLASLVVPYRIPLLLVVSLRGTGPDPTPENQPMGGLTVPVLSGLDIPVETVGSPEVPGFLDRARRDRRAAALLVPPAAFGWRA, encoded by the coding sequence ATGACGGTTTCCCCACCGGCCGGGCAGCTCGCCGAGGAACTGTGCGCACAGCTGGCCGAAGCCGGCTTCGCACCGTTCTTCGGCACCCCCTGCGGCATCCTCGCCCCGCTGTACCGGCAGCTGGAACGCCAAGCGGAGATGCGCACCATCACCAGGGAGGACAATGCCGTCGGCGTCGCCGCGGGCACCGCGCTGGCCGGACGTTTCCCGGTGGTGCTCATGCAGAACTCGGGTCTCGGACAGTCGGTGAACGTGCTGGCCTCCCTGGTCGTGCCCTACCGCATCCCGCTGCTGCTGGTGGTGAGCCTGCGCGGAACCGGACCGGATCCGACGCCGGAGAACCAGCCGATGGGCGGGCTCACCGTACCCGTGCTGTCCGGATTGGACATTCCGGTGGAGACCGTGGGATCGCCGGAGGTGCCAGGGTTCCTGGACCGGGCCCGGCGGGACCGGCGCGCGGCGGCGTTACTCGTGCCACCGGCGGCCTTCGGGTGGCGGGCATGA